From one Deltaproteobacteria bacterium genomic stretch:
- a CDS encoding ABC transporter ATP-binding protein, whose amino-acid sequence MAALIEIRGLVKSYTSGDRRVDVLADLDLALEQGERLAIIGESGVGKSTLLYIIGTLDQADRGTLRYEGRDVTGWSDDEISALRNRVIGFVFQLHHLLPDFNALENVMMPALIARWDRPRARASALELLDAVGLAHRLTHRPGELSGGEQQRVAIARALILGPQLMLADEPTGNLDPGTAGEIEDLLCGLNEERGLGLIVTTHNRHLAGRMNRRLELREGRLFELSE is encoded by the coding sequence ATGGCGGCGCTGATCGAAATACGCGGACTCGTCAAGTCCTACACCAGCGGCGACCGGCGCGTGGACGTGCTCGCGGACCTCGACCTGGCGCTGGAACAAGGCGAGCGGCTCGCCATCATCGGCGAGTCCGGCGTGGGCAAGAGCACGTTGCTGTACATCATCGGCACCCTCGACCAAGCCGATCGGGGCACGCTGCGCTACGAGGGACGGGACGTCACCGGCTGGAGCGACGACGAGATCTCCGCCCTGCGCAACCGCGTCATCGGCTTCGTCTTCCAGCTTCATCACCTGCTCCCCGACTTCAACGCCCTGGAGAACGTCATGATGCCGGCCCTGATCGCGCGCTGGGACCGGCCCCGCGCGCGCGCCTCCGCCCTGGAGTTGCTGGACGCGGTGGGCCTGGCTCACCGGCTGACGCACCGGCCCGGGGAGTTGTCCGGCGGGGAGCAGCAGCGGGTGGCGATTGCGCGCGCGCTGATCCTTGGACCGCAGCTCATGCTCGCCGACGAGCCCACGGGCAACCTGGATCCCGGGACCGCGGGCGAGATAGAGGATTTGCTGTGCGGTCTCAACGAAGAGCGCGGTCTGGGCTTGATCGTCACGACCCACAACCGTCATCTCGCGGGACGCATGAACCGGCGGCTCGAACTGCGCGAGGGGCGCCTGTTCGAGCTCTCGGAATGA
- a CDS encoding FtsX-like permease family protein, whose translation MPYELFVGLRYLRARRSERFISLLTVISVLGVMIAVVTLNVVIAVMTGFEEVLRDRLLGLNAHVLLVRPASYLRGYDELAQRVGERDDVVSAAPMLTGHIILTSRSRVSGVVVRGIDPDRSSVELEEHLREGRLDGLKTRTPVTVDGRELRLPGIIIGDRLAEQLRVGLGDALQAVSPIGSPTAVGIIPRIRRFAVAGIFDSGMREYDSGLAFLGLPAAQDFFGVGKVATSIEITVTDVGNAVAIAAGIQEDVGERYRVEDWTRLWPNLFAALRLEKTVYFLVLLLMVLIAAFNIVSTLIMVVMEKRKDIAVLRSMGASRGSIRWIFLLKGWIIGAAGTVLGVVVGYVLARLIERYQFIDLPEDVFVVSTVPVSISPLYFALVALASLVICCLASIYPARQAARLHPVDVIRYE comes from the coding sequence ATGCCGTACGAGTTGTTCGTAGGGCTGCGTTATCTGCGGGCCCGGCGCAGCGAGCGGTTCATCTCCCTGCTCACCGTCATTTCCGTGCTCGGAGTGATGATCGCGGTGGTCACCCTCAACGTGGTGATCGCGGTGATGACCGGCTTCGAAGAGGTGCTGCGCGACCGGCTCCTGGGTCTCAACGCTCACGTGCTCCTGGTCCGGCCGGCCAGCTATCTGCGGGGCTACGACGAGCTCGCCCAACGCGTCGGCGAGCGCGACGACGTGGTCTCGGCCGCGCCCATGCTCACCGGGCATATCATCCTCACCTCCCGAAGCCGGGTTTCGGGTGTGGTCGTTCGCGGCATCGATCCGGACCGTTCCAGCGTGGAGCTTGAAGAACACCTGCGGGAGGGACGCCTGGACGGTCTGAAGACGCGCACCCCGGTGACGGTGGACGGCCGGGAACTGCGGCTCCCGGGCATCATCATCGGCGACCGGCTCGCGGAACAGCTCCGGGTGGGTTTGGGCGACGCGCTGCAGGCGGTGTCGCCCATCGGCAGTCCCACCGCCGTGGGCATCATCCCGCGCATCCGGCGCTTCGCCGTGGCCGGCATCTTCGATTCGGGCATGCGCGAGTATGACAGCGGTTTGGCGTTCCTCGGTCTCCCGGCGGCCCAGGACTTCTTCGGCGTGGGCAAGGTGGCCACCAGCATCGAGATCACCGTCACCGACGTGGGCAACGCCGTGGCCATTGCCGCCGGCATCCAGGAGGATGTCGGCGAACGCTACCGGGTGGAGGACTGGACGCGCCTGTGGCCCAACCTGTTCGCCGCGCTGCGCCTGGAGAAGACGGTGTATTTCCTGGTGCTCCTGCTGATGGTGCTCATCGCCGCCTTCAACATCGTCTCGACCCTCATCATGGTGGTGATGGAGAAGCGCAAGGACATCGCGGTGCTGCGCTCCATGGGGGCTTCCCGCGGCAGCATCCGCTGGATCTTTCTGTTGAAGGGTTGGATCATCGGCGCCGCCGGCACCGTGCTGGGCGTGGTGGTCGGCTACGTGCTCGCGCGGCTCATCGAACGCTACCAGTTCATCGATCTGCCCGAGGACGTCTTCGTGGTCTCCACGGTGCCGGTGAGCATCTCGCCGCTCTATTTCGCCCTGGTGGCGCTGGCCTCCCTTGTCATTTGCTGTCTCGCCAGCATCTACCCGGCGCGGCAGGCGGCGCGGCTTCATCCCGTGGACGTGATCCGTTACGAGTAG
- the lysS gene encoding lysine--tRNA ligase → MDEANEQMAVRRQKVAQLQAQGLPVYPNDFRPSHTAGDVRERHGDLDAAALEALTEEFTLAGRIRAHRPHGKAAFFELEDRTGRLQVYARKDKLGDEAYARVRAADVGDVVGVAGRLFRTRTDELTIEAREVRPLSKCIRPLPEKWHGLKDVETRYRQRYVDLMVNPDVREVFRNRSRIISLIRRFLEQRGFLEVETPMMQSMAGGAAAKPFVTHHNALDLDLYLRVAPELFLKRLLVGGLERVFELNRNFRNEGLSTRHNPEFTMVEFYQAYADYRDMMELTEELFVELAQAVRGSLRIPWGEHEVNLERPWQRLSLTEGVARHAGVEASELASVEVLRKLAERHSLKVDPKLGRGKLLVELFEHLVEPRLIQPTFVIGYPLEVSPLARRNEADPEFVDRFELFIGGRELANAFSELNDPADQRCRFEEQAAARRAGDDTACEVDEDYVRALEYAMPPAAGEGIGIDRLVMLLTDSPSIRDVILFPLLRS, encoded by the coding sequence ATGGATGAAGCCAACGAGCAGATGGCGGTGCGCCGCCAGAAGGTGGCGCAGCTCCAGGCGCAGGGCCTACCCGTCTATCCCAACGACTTTCGCCCCAGCCACACGGCGGGGGACGTCCGCGAACGGCACGGCGACCTCGACGCGGCCGCGCTGGAAGCGTTGACCGAAGAGTTCACGCTGGCGGGGCGCATCCGCGCGCACCGGCCCCACGGCAAGGCGGCGTTCTTCGAACTGGAGGACCGCACCGGCAGGCTCCAGGTCTACGCGCGCAAGGACAAGCTCGGAGACGAGGCCTACGCGCGCGTGCGCGCGGCCGACGTGGGCGACGTTGTCGGCGTGGCGGGCCGGCTGTTCCGCACCCGCACCGACGAGTTGACCATCGAGGCGCGGGAAGTCCGGCCGCTGAGCAAGTGCATCCGCCCGCTACCGGAGAAGTGGCACGGCTTGAAGGACGTGGAGACCCGCTACCGGCAGCGCTACGTGGACCTGATGGTGAACCCGGACGTGCGCGAAGTTTTCCGCAACCGCTCGCGCATCATCTCGCTCATACGCCGTTTCCTGGAGCAGCGCGGCTTCCTCGAGGTCGAGACCCCCATGATGCAGTCCATGGCGGGCGGCGCGGCGGCCAAGCCCTTCGTGACGCACCACAACGCCCTGGACCTGGACCTCTACCTGCGGGTGGCGCCGGAGCTGTTCCTCAAGCGCCTGCTGGTGGGCGGGCTGGAGCGCGTCTTCGAGCTCAATCGCAACTTCCGCAACGAGGGCCTGTCCACGCGCCACAACCCCGAGTTCACCATGGTGGAGTTCTACCAGGCCTACGCCGACTACCGCGACATGATGGAGCTCACCGAGGAGCTGTTCGTGGAACTGGCGCAGGCCGTGCGCGGGAGCCTGCGCATCCCGTGGGGCGAGCACGAGGTGAACCTGGAGCGGCCCTGGCAACGGCTTTCCCTGACCGAGGGCGTGGCGCGCCATGCCGGTGTGGAAGCGTCGGAGCTGGCGAGCGTGGAGGTCCTGCGCAAGCTCGCCGAGCGGCATTCCCTCAAGGTCGACCCGAAGCTCGGTCGCGGCAAGCTCCTGGTGGAGCTGTTCGAGCATCTGGTGGAGCCGCGCCTGATCCAGCCCACGTTCGTCATCGGCTATCCCCTGGAGGTGTCGCCGCTGGCGCGCCGGAACGAGGCGGACCCGGAGTTCGTGGATCGTTTCGAGCTTTTCATCGGCGGCAGGGAGCTGGCCAATGCCTTCTCCGAGCTCAACGACCCGGCCGACCAGCGGTGCCGCTTCGAGGAGCAGGCGGCGGCCCGGCGGGCCGGCGACGACACCGCCTGCGAGGTGGACGAGGATTACGTGCGCGCCCTGGAGTACGCCATGCCGCCGGCGGCGGGCGAGGGCATCGGCATCGACCGCCTGGTGATGCTTCTGACCGACTCCCCCTCGATCCGCGACGTCATCCTCTTCCCGCTGCTGCGTTCCTGA